Below is a window of Arabidopsis thaliana chromosome 2, partial sequence DNA.
ACCAATCTGATGTGGTTGATTTGACCACACACAGGGAAGAACTCATGGCCGGAGCTTTTAGGAACAAATGGAGACTATGCGGCTTCGGTGATAAAAGGAGAGAACTCGAGCCTCAACGTTGTCGTGGTTTCGGATGGAAATTATGTGACTGAAGACCTCAGTTGCTACCgcgttagggtttgggttgACGAAATCCGTATCGTTGTCAGAAACCCAACCGCCGGCTAGACATGTATATGGACCACCATTATGCTATAGCCATGTAGGCGCCTTACTATGAATaaatgaaactatatataatgcATGCATAGTTGGTTGGTTGGTCATAATGTAACATCTATTGTTTGCTTGAATGATTCTGGTGTCCGATCATATAACGCATTTGAATGGATGATGTGGTGTATATTTTGGCAGCCCTGGTGATTTAGGAACTAAgcaaaaatagtattttatttagCGAAAACGCAAGAGTTGTTTATTACAAAGAGCGAtaagaaaagaacaacaaaggCTAAATAAAGATTAtgaaaaatttacaagagaatTTGGTCATCATCCGACAAGAACGTAGATAGCATAGATGATCCCAGGGATGTAACCCAGTATCGTCAACAAGAGACAGATCCAGAACTCTACCTGCATTCATTAACACATTAATTATCAATAATCAATTAACGATTCATTCATTAATCATAAAACTAAGTAAAGATGTAATTTAGTGCTTACCCCACAACCATATCGAAGGAAAACGCCGACGGGAGGTAGAAGAATCGCCAGAATAATTTCCAAGAAAGTTTCTGATCccatttttgatgttttggagaagaagagaaacagaaacagaaacaagaaagagaggtTTTGTGGACAGAAGGGAAGTGGTGTGAAAGTTTGGTCAAGAAGTAAAAGAAGTGGTGTTTGACACGTGTACTGCTTGCAGTGTATCACGTGACACGTGGAGACGCTTTCGTAGCGATGAACACGTCAAACAAACTGCTTTACTTCAAAACTGCTTCCACTAATTCCACGGAAATCTCACAgatattttcaatttctccttttttgaGAGGCCAAGAAGATAACATTTTAATGTTTATGATTCGAATCTGTTTACTCCATCCCCTCTTTTCAAagaatttttagttttattgtGAAAAGATTAATAATTTATCACTCACTAGATTTACATATTAAAATCGATATTGTGTAATAATTTACATAaacattttcaataatttctaGAGTTTTACATTGACCTACTAAAAgtacatataagaaaaatgaaattacaaTCTTTGGTTATCTTCCAAAGTGAAACCTATACATTTTTTCTCCTAGTTGAGTAAAGGGAGAGTTAAAGGACATGACTCATGAGAAacttaaatacaaaaaaaatgtggaaCAGAGAGGACAAAAACCTGCTCAAGAATGCTAATGCTAAGCAGTAAGCAGCCCATATACATATATCCACAAAGATTAAATTATacttaaaaagagaaaagaaaaaataagtgTTGGAAAAAATGGGGTCATtgaggttttgtttcttcaactCACCTTTAAACCCATTTTGCCAAAACCAGTGTCTTGCATCATATCCACAAACTCGCTGTAGTCTATTCTTCCATCCtgacaaaaacaatcatataaCATCATTATAAAGAACAATGTTCTTGCAAGTAACTATAGGTAAAGCATATCAATTGCATATTAATGAGTTGTTACGTTGTCTTTATCGACTTCGCGTAAAATGTCGTCTAAATGAACATCCGCTAAGCCAAATTGCTTGCAAGCTTGTTGGAGCTCGTCTCTGGTTATATAACCACTTCCATCTTGGTCAAAGTAAGAGAATGCTGTGAACAAATggtcttctttctctattttgttcaAATGCACCATTGCTGCTATAAACTCTCCATAGTCTATTGTCCCACTGTTATCTATATCCGCCTGATCAAATGTtcatatttttccaaattattaTCTCACACATCTCACATCATATAGTAAACAAAAGGTGATTTCAGTATAAAAATGGACTTACTGCTTGCATTAATCCTAGTATTTCTGAATCTTTAAGGTCAGCACCAACTCTGTCCAAACCTTTCTTGAGTTCTTCGAGAGTGATGTGTCCACTATTATCTGTATCTATCATCTTGAACATTTCCTTCAATCCTGCTATTTCTTCCTCTGACAAGCTTTCTGCTATTACCTGAATCAAATACATCACGTATAACTCTCTATCTTGCACATAATTTGGTATAGATGATAGAAACCAATTCAAAATGTTTACCTTGATAGCTATTTTCTTGAGCTTGTTCATGGCTGAAAATTGTTGCAAACGACTTAGGACAGCAGAATCAAGAGGTTTATCAAGAGCAACACCATCTACTCTGGCCCATGGATGAcctaaaatataaattcaacattttacaaatcttTATAGTACTTACTCTTATCAAAAAGATATAACTTATTTGGAAACAAGAACACTAACAGAGAACTTCATGAGTAGTCATTCGCTTCTTAGGGTCTCTGATTAGCATCCGACGGACCAAATCCTTGGCACTTTCTGATACACTAGGCCATGGTTCTGATATAAAATCAAGGTCACCTTTCAAAACCTGCTCAAAGATCCCCTGTTCCGTTTCTGACATATAAGCACAATCCAATCAGTCTCTTTATCACTTCAACATACCTGAAACAATGAATCAACAACTGTCTCTTACCATCCCAAAACGGAGGGACGCCACTTagtaaaatgtaaataataacTCCGGCACTCCAAACATCACATTCATGACTATAATGTTTCCTTAAAACTTCTGGTGCCACATAATAAGGACTACCAACGACATCAGTGAATGTTTCTCCTGTAATCACCAACATATATAGTCAAGATCATATTGTATATGGGATCTGTTAAAAGTAGCATTGGGGACATATACTATACCTggtttaaagaaaacagagaggcCAAAATCAATAGTCTTGAGagcagcttcttcatctccactaacaaataaaaaattctcaGGCTTAAGATCACGGTGCATTACACCTAAAGAATGACAAGCTTCTATAACACCAACAATGATCCTAGCAAGCTCAGCAGCTTTTTTCTCAGTATAATGCCCTCTCTGTATAATCCTATCAAATAACTCTCCACCTGCACAAATCTCCATCACAACATGAACAGCTACTGCATCTTCATACGCACCAACGATCTGAATCACGTTTGGATGACCAGACAAATGATGCATTATCTGAATCTCTCTTCTCACATCTTCAACATCCTCAGGTGTTGTTAATTTCCTCTTAGCTATCGTTTTACAAGCGAACTCTTTACCTGTCTTCTTATCCACGCAAAGAAACGTTGTTCCAAATTGTCCTTGACCTAATTTTCTCCCAACACTGTATATATCTTtgagattctctgtttttctcccAAGAACTGAGTCTATTTGTAGACCTGCGCTTGCCATACGTTTCATGTGCGCTTCTTTCTTCTGCGGTTTCGAATTCGgatcttctttgttctctgtGATAGGTTTTGGTGGTGGTTCTTCGTTGGCCATTTTCACCGGAGGTGGTGGTGTGCTCGGTGTTGGCAACGTGGATGGTGCTGGATCCACGGTGGAGGAAACGTGACCGTTACTGTCGTCGCCATTAACGCTTTTATCGTTCTTTTTTCGACTGCTCTCGTCCTTGCTGCTCTTAATGCTATCGTC
It encodes the following:
- a CDS encoding Serine protease inhibitor, potato inhibitor I-type family protein (Serine protease inhibitor, potato inhibitor I-type family protein; FUNCTIONS IN: serine-type endopeptidase inhibitor activity; INVOLVED IN: response to wounding, defense response; LOCATED IN: endomembrane system; EXPRESSED IN: embryo; EXPRESSED DURING: C globular stage; CONTAINS InterPro DOMAIN/s: Proteinase inhibitor I13, potato inhibitor I (InterPro:IPR000864); BEST Arabidopsis thaliana protein match is: Serine protease inhibitor, potato inhibitor I-type family protein (TAIR:AT2G38870.1).), which codes for MATEWCSYIGSSFILNFYFSFFDIGKNSWPELLGTNGDYAASVIKGENSSLNVVVVSDGNYVTEDLSCYRVRVWVDEIRIVVRNPTAG
- a CDS encoding Serine protease inhibitor, potato inhibitor I-type family protein (Serine protease inhibitor, potato inhibitor I-type family protein; FUNCTIONS IN: serine-type endopeptidase inhibitor activity; INVOLVED IN: response to wounding, defense response; EXPRESSED IN: embryo; EXPRESSED DURING: C globular stage; CONTAINS InterPro DOMAIN/s: Proteinase inhibitor I13, potato inhibitor I (InterPro:IPR000864); BEST Arabidopsis thaliana protein match is: Serine protease inhibitor, potato inhibitor I-type family protein (TAIR:AT2G38870.1); Has 277 Blast hits to 277 proteins in 50 species: Archae - 0; Bacteria - 2; Metazoa - 0; Fungi - 0; Plants - 269; Viruses - 0; Other Eukaryotes - 6 (source: NCBI BLink).) produces the protein MATEWCSYIGKNSWPELLGTNGDYAASVIKGENSSLNVVVVSDGNYVTEDLSCYRVRVWVDEIRIVVRNPTAG
- a CDS encoding Low temperature and salt responsive protein family (Low temperature and salt responsive protein family; INVOLVED IN: response to cold, hyperosmotic salinity response; LOCATED IN: endomembrane system, integral to membrane; EXPRESSED IN: 10 plant structures; EXPRESSED DURING: M germinated pollen stage, 4 anthesis, petal differentiation and expansion stage; CONTAINS InterPro DOMAIN/s: Uncharacterised protein family UPF0057 (InterPro:IPR000612); BEST Arabidopsis thaliana protein match is: Low temperature and salt responsive protein family (TAIR:AT3G05880.1); Has 1410 Blast hits to 1410 proteins in 468 species: Archae - 0; Bacteria - 654; Metazoa - 39; Fungi - 295; Plants - 382; Viruses - 0; Other Eukaryotes - 40 (source: NCBI BLink).); protein product: MGSETFLEIILAILLPPVGVFLRYGCGVEFWICLLLTILGYIPGIIYAIYVLVG
- the CPK20 gene encoding calcium-dependent protein kinase 20 (calcium-dependent protein kinase 20 (CPK20); FUNCTIONS IN: in 6 functions; INVOLVED IN: protein amino acid phosphorylation, N-terminal protein myristoylation; EXPRESSED IN: sperm cell, male gametophyte, flower, pollen tube; EXPRESSED DURING: L mature pollen stage, M germinated pollen stage, 4 anthesis; CONTAINS InterPro DOMAIN/s: Protein kinase, ATP binding site (InterPro:IPR017441), EF-Hand 1, calcium-binding site (InterPro:IPR018247), Serine/threonine-protein kinase domain (InterPro:IPR002290), Calcium-binding EF-hand (InterPro:IPR002048), EF-hand-like domain (InterPro:IPR011992), EF-hand (InterPro:IPR018248), Serine/threonine-protein kinase-like domain (InterPro:IPR017442), Protein kinase-like domain (InterPro:IPR011009), Serine/threonine-protein kinase, active site (InterPro:IPR008271), Protein kinase, catalytic domain (InterPro:IPR000719), EF-HAND 2 (InterPro:IPR018249), Calcium-dependent protein kinase (InterPro:IPR020642), Calcium/calmodulin-dependent protein kinase-like (InterPro:IPR020636); BEST Arabidopsis thaliana protein match is: calcium dependent protein kinase 1 (TAIR:AT5G04870.1); Has 134628 Blast hits to 127183 proteins in 3957 species: Archae - 159; Bacteria - 14419; Metazoa - 50012; Fungi - 17942; Plants - 28393; Viruses - 493; Other Eukaryotes - 23210 (source: NCBI BLink).), encoding MGNTCVGPNLNPNGFLQSVSAAVWRNQKPDDSIKSSKDESSRKKNDKSVNGDDSNGHVSSTVDPAPSTLPTPSTPPPPVKMANEEPPPKPITENKEDPNSKPQKKEAHMKRMASAGLQIDSVLGRKTENLKDIYSVGRKLGQGQFGTTFLCVDKKTGKEFACKTIAKRKLTTPEDVEDVRREIQIMHHLSGHPNVIQIVGAYEDAVAVHVVMEICAGGELFDRIIQRGHYTEKKAAELARIIVGVIEACHSLGVMHRDLKPENFLFVSGDEEAALKTIDFGLSVFFKPGETFTDVVGSPYYVAPEVLRKHYSHECDVWSAGVIIYILLSGVPPFWDETEQGIFEQVLKGDLDFISEPWPSVSESAKDLVRRMLIRDPKKRMTTHEVLCHPWARVDGVALDKPLDSAVLSRLQQFSAMNKLKKIAIKVIAESLSEEEIAGLKEMFKMIDTDNSGHITLEELKKGLDRVGADLKDSEILGLMQAADIDNSGTIDYGEFIAAMVHLNKIEKEDHLFTAFSYFDQDGSGYITRDELQQACKQFGLADVHLDDILREVDKDNDGRIDYSEFVDMMQDTGFGKMGLKVS